In Limisalsivibrio acetivorans, one genomic interval encodes:
- a CDS encoding flagellin → MSNTQEGENSFVTVDNTDAHSRKSVGLDTARENLTAAESRIRDLDIASEMAGFTQSQILSQANVAMLSQANALPQLALQLLG, encoded by the coding sequence ATATCAAATACCCAGGAGGGTGAAAACAGCTTCGTAACCGTTGACAACACCGATGCTCACTCCAGAAAGAGCGTCGGCCTTGATACCGCCAGAGAAAACCTGACTGCGGCGGAATCAAGGATACGTGATCTGGATATAGCCTCCGAGATGGCAGGCTTCACCCAGAGCCAGATCCTCTCCCAGGCAAACGTTGCCATGCTCTCCCAGGCAAATGCACTCCCCCAGCTTGCTCTACAGCTTCTGGGTTAA
- the flgF gene encoding flagellar basal-body rod protein FlgF: MLNGLYVATSGLMMQEKRVETISNNLANVNTAGYKKDVPVFNEYIPHEEEFPQDFIRSTDYNKAMNSTVKLAEESTDFEMGYIKETGNKLDFALSDENAFFTVDTPYGIRYTRAGQFTINENNELVTASGHPVLSNVEEAPQPIVLPENFTVAEDGTILADGAAVTQLGIAQFEDTENLQKVGHNLYAAVNTIPEESDNPGVINGYLEMSNVNAVREMTRMIEASRGFETYQKVVQTIDQLNSNVINNVGKYA; encoded by the coding sequence ATGCTGAACGGACTTTATGTCGCAACCAGTGGCCTGATGATGCAGGAAAAACGTGTGGAAACCATATCCAATAACCTGGCAAACGTTAACACCGCCGGATACAAGAAGGATGTTCCCGTATTCAACGAATACATACCCCACGAGGAAGAATTCCCCCAGGACTTTATCCGCTCAACGGACTACAACAAGGCGATGAATTCCACCGTTAAACTCGCTGAAGAATCAACGGATTTCGAGATGGGCTACATCAAGGAGACAGGCAACAAGCTCGATTTCGCCCTCTCCGATGAAAACGCATTCTTCACAGTGGATACACCCTACGGCATCCGCTACACAAGGGCGGGCCAGTTCACCATAAACGAGAATAACGAGCTTGTAACAGCTTCGGGTCACCCTGTTTTATCCAATGTGGAAGAGGCGCCCCAGCCCATCGTCCTGCCGGAAAACTTCACCGTGGCAGAGGACGGTACGATACTCGCAGACGGCGCCGCAGTGACCCAGCTCGGCATAGCCCAGTTTGAGGATACAGAAAACCTCCAGAAGGTGGGGCACAATCTCTACGCCGCTGTGAACACCATCCCCGAAGAATCGGATAACCCCGGCGTTATCAACGGCTATCTTGAGATGAGCAACGTAAACGCCGTTCGGGAGATGACGAGGATGATTGAAGCATCAAGAGGATTTGAAACATACCAGAAGGTGGTCCAGACGATAGACCAGCTCAACAGTAACGTTATAAATAACGTCGGCAAGTACGCCTAG
- the flgG gene encoding flagellar basal-body rod protein FlgG: MMRTLWTAATGMTAQQTNIDVISNNLANVNNAGFKKSRALFEDLIYQETRRAGAITATGLVHPTGIEVGLGTKVNAVEKVFSQGNFQYTGNTLDVAIEGDGFFQIQLPNGDIGYTRAGAFKIDSNGNLTTPNGYLVEPAIAIPENATEVSFAEDGTVSVFLPGEEAPVELGVIELARFINPSGLHAIGKNLYTATGSSGDPQVGQPGDDGFGPLAQNILEMSNINLVEEMVNMITGQRAYEINSKAVQTGDEMLQIVNNLKR, translated from the coding sequence ATGATGCGAACACTATGGACTGCTGCCACAGGAATGACGGCGCAGCAGACTAATATCGATGTAATATCGAACAACCTTGCGAACGTGAACAACGCAGGTTTCAAGAAATCCAGAGCCCTCTTCGAGGATCTTATATATCAGGAAACCAGAAGAGCAGGCGCCATAACCGCCACAGGGCTTGTTCACCCCACTGGTATCGAGGTTGGCCTCGGAACCAAGGTGAATGCGGTGGAGAAGGTATTCTCCCAGGGTAACTTCCAGTACACCGGAAACACGCTGGACGTAGCCATCGAAGGTGACGGCTTCTTCCAGATCCAGCTCCCCAACGGTGACATCGGCTACACAAGAGCAGGAGCCTTCAAGATCGACAGCAACGGCAACCTCACAACCCCCAATGGTTACCTTGTGGAGCCCGCCATTGCGATCCCCGAAAATGCAACGGAGGTATCCTTTGCGGAGGACGGCACGGTAAGCGTTTTCCTCCCCGGCGAAGAGGCACCAGTTGAGCTCGGCGTCATAGAGCTTGCCCGCTTCATCAATCCCTCCGGCCTGCATGCCATAGGAAAAAACCTCTACACCGCCACAGGCTCCAGCGGCGACCCCCAAGTGGGCCAGCCCGGCGACGACGGCTTCGGTCCCCTCGCCCAGAATATTCTGGAGATGAGCAACATAAACCTTGTGGAGGAGATGGTGAATATGATCACCGGCCAGAGAGCCTATGAGATCAACTCAAAGGCTGTCCAGACCGGAGACGAGATGCTCCAGATAGTAAACAATCTCAAGAGGTAA
- the flgA gene encoding flagellar basal body P-ring formation chaperone FlgA: MRRGNGSANFALKIIATAVLFVFLMLWSTLSAYSANIIRIDDECVRMDHIFPTLGIDDKIYCGLNYGEERKISVQMSKHLINRYGINARPGEAVFVRNGEPVMEEDVKDRLIGKLSAEFPDAELEIEKIRLPRNLSTAPGGDFTMELNNPRVGTVHGYIDNGFRKISFSAYVKGYVKALVTTDRVRKGETLKESVEYELVDMSRVRGDLVYEPTGLVADRNIGEGRTITKDMLKNKPDLAQGSSVRLVYESGTLRIETKGTLMDDAIEGKLVKVRNIESGRIVTAEFMGGRIAKANF; this comes from the coding sequence ATGAGAAGAGGAAACGGTTCTGCAAACTTCGCACTCAAGATCATCGCCACGGCTGTTCTTTTTGTATTCCTTATGCTTTGGTCCACCCTTTCCGCATACAGCGCAAACATCATCCGCATCGATGACGAATGCGTCCGAATGGATCATATCTTCCCCACTCTGGGGATAGACGACAAGATCTACTGCGGCCTGAACTACGGCGAGGAGCGGAAGATAAGCGTGCAGATGTCCAAACACCTCATAAACAGATACGGCATAAACGCAAGACCCGGCGAGGCTGTCTTTGTGAGAAACGGAGAACCCGTTATGGAAGAGGACGTAAAGGACAGGCTCATTGGTAAGCTCTCCGCAGAGTTCCCCGATGCTGAGCTTGAGATCGAGAAGATCCGCCTCCCCAGAAACCTGAGCACAGCTCCGGGCGGCGACTTCACCATGGAGTTGAACAACCCCAGAGTGGGCACTGTACACGGATACATAGATAACGGATTCCGAAAGATATCCTTCTCCGCCTACGTTAAAGGATACGTTAAAGCCCTTGTCACTACGGACAGGGTAAGAAAAGGGGAAACCCTCAAGGAAAGCGTGGAATACGAGCTGGTGGATATGTCCAGAGTTCGCGGGGATCTCGTCTATGAGCCCACAGGCCTCGTGGCAGACAGAAATATCGGCGAAGGCAGAACGATCACAAAGGATATGCTCAAGAACAAGCCCGACCTCGCACAGGGGAGTTCCGTAAGGCTCGTTTACGAATCAGGAACACTTCGCATCGAAACCAAGGGAACTCTCATGGACGATGCAATCGAAGGCAAGCTTGTTAAGGTAAGAAATATAGAAAGTGGACGCATAGTTACAGCAGAGTTTATGGGGGGCAGGATCGCAAAAGCCAACTTCTAA